The Brassica oleracea var. oleracea cultivar TO1000 chromosome C6, BOL, whole genome shotgun sequence genome includes a region encoding these proteins:
- the LOC106296518 gene encoding adenine phosphoribosyltransferase 2-like: MFAVENGLQGDPRLQTISDAIRVIPHFPKTGIMFQDITTLLLDPVAFKHVVDIFVDRYKHMNISLVAGVEARGFIFGPPIALAIGAKFVPLRKPGKLPGRVISEEYELEYGNDRLEMSMEAVKTHERALVIDDLVATGGTLSASINLLERAGAEVVECACVVGLPKFKGECRLKGKPLYVLVEPSQLD, from the exons ATGTTTGCGGTGGAGAATGGGTTGCAGGGAGACCCAAGACTGCAGACCATCTCAGATGCCATTCGAGTCATCCCTCACTTCCCTAAGACTG GGATCATGTTTCAAGACATAACGACGCTGTTGCTGGATCCAGTTGCCTTCAAACATGTCGTTGATATCTTCGTGGATCGTTACAAGCACATGAACATCTCTCTCGTTGCCG GCGTAGAGGCGAGAGGATTCATATTTGGACCTCCCATTGCATTAGCCATAGGTGCCAAGTTCGTTCCTCTACGTAAACCAGGAAAATTACCCG GGAGAGTGATAAGCGAAGAGTACGAGCTTGAGTATGGAAATGATCGTCTAGAGATGAGTATGGAGGCTGTCAAAACCCACGAACGAGCTCTGGTCATCGACGATTTAGTTGCCACTGGTGGAACACTCTCCGCTTCTATTAACCTCTTGG AGCGAGCAGGGGCCGAAGTTGTGGAATGTGCATGCGTTGTTGGTTTGCCTAAATTCAAG GGGGAGTGTAGGCTGAAGGGGAAACCATTGTACGTTCTGGTGGAGCCTAGCCAGTTAGACTAG